A single region of the Vanacampus margaritifer isolate UIUO_Vmar chromosome 13, RoL_Vmar_1.0, whole genome shotgun sequence genome encodes:
- the espnla gene encoding espin-like protein isoform X2, with the protein MISIHATPPGSSGRVIMWSAANKTSCFRYLSERLTPPPPPRGHAGQLASSQVSLFHHGHPGGESGRPARPAATGVLRTPLGRRGRSRRRPGASRRPLRPPGVPPLPGERARAAAGRTGGQRGHAGPRCGGDGTREGAEVAGGRGGMQRGGPGRRRRHGTTSGRPLRLRGGGPLAAVRWRLGAGGGGDRMWRCGGALRRLQRGHRLRGVAGWPRAELTHTDAEPSCQDREGATALHFAASRGHSCVLERLLCGGAKILKDLWGGTPLHDAAENGEMECCERLLASQADPSARDLDGFTASHLARYNGHQQCATYLQAREKHAAVPSEQEDDTKTPATVMDTLKQPESEEPIAAARYPLPSKSIIPRIEKVQTATSVIKGLHQPKKSAPDANNLLADRKLLGDMKPIVSLKQSSISGVFTGQASKMVVLPAEEANLAAMDYLVPSHDEKGRPIAEWKRQVMVRQLQARLLDEEDQRWKENGRSSSKVNWRYSQAHNAILGPSGELLTEHDLVYLEQQIASVTLRRHAGEGYELELARLVDELRHILPAPIVNISAHARFADPAGRPPLLPGWCGRISGIVMSMSLLMSDLAQQPHCKMPDSQLASVFSQAPDRQASVRGRRQRIEDEIQRFGVSVRTLKSNFETQNEPGDEEEAFADLTPAPDPEKAPSGGVVESTSLRKERIVVLFLGHWKKSAYAVTLKSKDAAERKKSVDGGGGGGEESGRDKMMNSSLGHFFKQRSAVNKMLGNWRRMISSVPSRQIRRLHRQQALYSPEQFLPRVDGVPLDYDKLTLDLFMLGYFHILELDLPVDERKMRHLLCFEVFDHVGGFPWERVRDFHKAVIQDIQAGDRQWKDGFEDLKLKFFGEAAAGSAEGGREAEAETETVAKTRQLPQVPPLPKVIVQTPTPDEGSPYAGTDISSFSNEEICQYIDRSFAFWKEKEAEIFDFE; encoded by the exons ATGATTTCCATTCATGCGACCCCCCCTGGCTCGAGCGGGCGGGTCATTATGTGGTCAGCGGCAAACAAAACGAGCTGCTTTCGTTACCTTTCCGAGCGGCTAACTCCGCCTCCTCCCCCCCGCGGCCACGCCGGCCAGCTGGCTTCCTCTCAGGTGTCACTTTTCCACCACG GCCATCCGGGCGGCGAGAGCGGGCGACCTGCCCGCCCTGCGGCGACTGGCGTCTTGCGGACTCCTCTCGGCCGCCGTGGACGCTCAAGGCGCCGGCCCGGCGCATCACGCCGCCCGCTGCGGCCGCCTGGAGTGCCTCCGCTTCCTGGTGAGCGAGCACGAGCTGCCGCCGGACGGACGGGCGGCCAACGGGGCCACGCCGGCCCACGATGCGGCGGCGACGGGACACGTGAGGGAGCTGAGGTGGCTGGTGGACGAGGCGGGATGCAACGTGGAG GACCGGGACGGCGCCGGCGCCACGGCACTACATCTGGCCGCCCGCTTCGGCTGCGTGGAGGCGGTCCGCTGGCTGCTGTCCGTTGGCGGCTCGGCGCTGGAGGAGGCGGAGACCGAATGTGGCGCTGTGGCGGCGCACTACGCCGCCTTCAACGGGGACATCGGCTGCGTGGAGTTGCTGGTTGGCCCCGCGCCGAG TTGACCCACACGGACGCGGAGCCGTCCTGCCAGGACCGGGAAGGTGCCACCGCGCTGCACTTTGCCGCCAGCAGGGGGCACTCTTGTGTCTTGGAGCGGCTGCTTTGCGGCGGCGCGAAGATCCTGAAGGATTTGTGGGGCGGGACGCCGCTACACGACGCCGCTGAGAACGGAGAGATGGAG TGCTGCGAACGCCTGCTGGCCAGCCAGGCCGACCCGTCGGCCAGAGATCTGGACGGCTTCACCGCCTCTCACCTGGCCCGTTACAACGGGCACCAGCAGTGCGCCACCTACCTGCAAGCCCGGGAGAAGCAC GCCGCCGTCCCATCAGAGCAGGAAGACGACACGAAGACGCCTGCGACCGTCATGGACACCTTGAAG CAACCCGAGAGCGAGGAGCCGATTGCGGCGGCCAGGTACCCTCTGCCTTCCAAGAGCATCATCCCACGCATCGAGAAGGTCCAAACGGCAACATCTG TGATTAAAGGTCTGCATCAGCCAAAGAAGTCGGCACCCGACGCCAACAACCTCCTCGCCGACCGGAAGCTCCTCGGCGACATGAAGCCCATCGTGTCGCTCAAGCAGTCGTCCATTTCGGGGGTCTTCACCGGGCAAGCC AGTAAGATGGTGGTCCTGCCCGCCGAGGAGGCCAACCTGGCGGCCATGGACTACCTGGTGCCCAGCCACGACGAGAAGGGCCGGCCCATCGCCGAGTGGAAGCGGCAGGTGATGGTGAGGCAGCTGCAGGCCCGACTGCTGGACGAGGAGGACCAAAGGTGGAAG GAGAACGGCCGGAGCTCgtccaaagtcaactggcgctACTCGCAGGCCCACAACGCCATCCTGGGCCCGTCGGGCGAGCTCCTGACCGAGCACGACCTGGTCTACCTGGAGCAGCAGATCGCCAGCGTGACTCTCCGCCGCCACGCCGGCGAGGGCTACGAGCTGGAGCTGGCGCGGCTGGTGGACGAGCTGCGCCACATCCTGCCGGCGCCCATCGTCAACATCAGCGCCCACGCCCGCTTCGCCGACCCGGCCGGTCGCCCGCCGCTGCTGCCCGGCTGGTGCGGCCGCATCTCGGGCATCGTCATGAGCATGTCTCTGCTCATGAGCGACCTCGCCCAGCAGCCGCACTGCAAGATGCCCGACAGCCAGCTGGCTAGCGTCTTCTCGCAGGCGCCCGACCGCCAGGCCTCCGTCCGGGGCCGCCGCCAGAGGATCGAGGATGAGATCCAGCGATTCGGCGTGTCGGTCAGGACGCTGAAGTCCAATTTCGAGACGCAGAACGAGCCCGGGGATGAAGAAGAAGCCTTCGCCGACTTGACGCCAGCGCCAGATCCTGAGAAGGCCCCGAGCGGAGGCGTGGTGGAGAGCACCAGCCTCAGGAAGGAGCGCATCGTGGTGCTCTTCCTGGGACACTGGAAGAAGTCGGCCTACGCCGTGACGCTCAAGAGCAAAGACGCCGCCGAGAGGAAGAAGAGTgttgacggcggcggcggcgggggcgaGGAGAGCGGCCGGGACAAGATGATGAACAGCTCTTTGGGCCACTTCTTCAAGCAGAGGAGCGCCGTCAACAAGATGCTGGGCAACTGGAGGAGGATGATCTCCAGCGTGCCTTCGCGACAGATACGACG GCTCCACAGGCAGCAAGCCCTCTACTCCCCGGAGCAGTTCCTCCCACGTGTGGACGGCGTGCCGCTGGACTACGACAAGCTGACCCTTGACCTCTTCATGCTGGGCTACTTCCACATCCTGGAGCTGGACCTTCCGGTGGACGAGCGCAAGATGAGGCACCTGCTGTGCTTCGAGGTCTTCGACCACGTGGGCGGCTTCCCCTGGGAGCGGGTGCGAGACTTCCACAAGGCCGTCATCCAGGACATCCAGGCCGGCGACCGGCAGTGGAAGGACGGCTTCGAGGACCTGAAGCTCAAGTTTTTCGGCGAGGCGGCAGCCGGGTCCGCGGAGGGCGGCCGCGAGGCCGAGGCGGAGACGGAGACGGTGGCGAAGACGCGGCAGCTTCCGCAGGTTCCGCCGCTCCCCAAAGTCATCGTGCAGACGCCCACGCCGGATGAGGGCTCGCCCTACGCCGGCACCGACATCTCCTCTTTCAGCAACGAGGAGATTTGCCAATACATCGACCGCAGCTTTGCCTTTTGGAAGGAGAAGGAGGCGGaaatttttgattttgagtaA
- the espnla gene encoding espin-like protein isoform X1, whose product MVLHQAIRAARAGDLPALRRLASCGLLSAAVDAQGAGPAHHAARCGRLECLRFLVSEHELPPDGRAANGATPAHDAAATGHVRELRWLVDEAGCNVEDRDGAGATALHLAARFGCVEAVRWLLSVGGSALEEAETECGAVAAHYAAFNGDIGCVELLVGPAPRCANRQMSTGATPLYLACQEGHVKVARYLVERCGADVHARAHDGMSCLHAAAHMGHAHVVAWLLTHTDAEPSCQDREGATALHFAASRGHSCVLERLLCGGAKILKDLWGGTPLHDAAENGEMECCERLLASQADPSARDLDGFTASHLARYNGHQQCATYLQAREKHAAVPSEQEDDTKTPATVMDTLKQPESEEPIAAARYPLPSKSIIPRIEKVQTATSVIKGLHQPKKSAPDANNLLADRKLLGDMKPIVSLKQSSISGVFTGQASKMVVLPAEEANLAAMDYLVPSHDEKGRPIAEWKRQVMVRQLQARLLDEEDQRWKENGRSSSKVNWRYSQAHNAILGPSGELLTEHDLVYLEQQIASVTLRRHAGEGYELELARLVDELRHILPAPIVNISAHARFADPAGRPPLLPGWCGRISGIVMSMSLLMSDLAQQPHCKMPDSQLASVFSQAPDRQASVRGRRQRIEDEIQRFGVSVRTLKSNFETQNEPGDEEEAFADLTPAPDPEKAPSGGVVESTSLRKERIVVLFLGHWKKSAYAVTLKSKDAAERKKSVDGGGGGGEESGRDKMMNSSLGHFFKQRSAVNKMLGNWRRMISSVPSRQIRRLHRQQALYSPEQFLPRVDGVPLDYDKLTLDLFMLGYFHILELDLPVDERKMRHLLCFEVFDHVGGFPWERVRDFHKAVIQDIQAGDRQWKDGFEDLKLKFFGEAAAGSAEGGREAEAETETVAKTRQLPQVPPLPKVIVQTPTPDEGSPYAGTDISSFSNEEICQYIDRSFAFWKEKEAEIFDFE is encoded by the exons ATGGTCCTCCATCAGGCCATCCGGGCGGCGAGAGCGGGCGACCTGCCCGCCCTGCGGCGACTGGCGTCTTGCGGACTCCTCTCGGCCGCCGTGGACGCTCAAGGCGCCGGCCCGGCGCATCACGCCGCCCGCTGCGGCCGCCTGGAGTGCCTCCGCTTCCTGGTGAGCGAGCACGAGCTGCCGCCGGACGGACGGGCGGCCAACGGGGCCACGCCGGCCCACGATGCGGCGGCGACGGGACACGTGAGGGAGCTGAGGTGGCTGGTGGACGAGGCGGGATGCAACGTGGAG GACCGGGACGGCGCCGGCGCCACGGCACTACATCTGGCCGCCCGCTTCGGCTGCGTGGAGGCGGTCCGCTGGCTGCTGTCCGTTGGCGGCTCGGCGCTGGAGGAGGCGGAGACCGAATGTGGCGCTGTGGCGGCGCACTACGCCGCCTTCAACGGGGACATCGGCTGCGTGGAGTTGCTGGTTGGCCCCGCGCCGAG GTGCGCGAACCGCCAGATGTCCACGGGCGCCACCCCGCTCTACTTGGCCTGCCAGGAGGGCCACGTGAAGGTGGCCCGGTACCTGGTGGAGCGCTGCGGGGCCGACGTGCACGCGAGGGCGCACGACGGCATGAGCTGCCTGCACGCCGCCGCGCACATGGGACACGCCCACGTGGTGGCCTGGCTG TTGACCCACACGGACGCGGAGCCGTCCTGCCAGGACCGGGAAGGTGCCACCGCGCTGCACTTTGCCGCCAGCAGGGGGCACTCTTGTGTCTTGGAGCGGCTGCTTTGCGGCGGCGCGAAGATCCTGAAGGATTTGTGGGGCGGGACGCCGCTACACGACGCCGCTGAGAACGGAGAGATGGAG TGCTGCGAACGCCTGCTGGCCAGCCAGGCCGACCCGTCGGCCAGAGATCTGGACGGCTTCACCGCCTCTCACCTGGCCCGTTACAACGGGCACCAGCAGTGCGCCACCTACCTGCAAGCCCGGGAGAAGCAC GCCGCCGTCCCATCAGAGCAGGAAGACGACACGAAGACGCCTGCGACCGTCATGGACACCTTGAAG CAACCCGAGAGCGAGGAGCCGATTGCGGCGGCCAGGTACCCTCTGCCTTCCAAGAGCATCATCCCACGCATCGAGAAGGTCCAAACGGCAACATCTG TGATTAAAGGTCTGCATCAGCCAAAGAAGTCGGCACCCGACGCCAACAACCTCCTCGCCGACCGGAAGCTCCTCGGCGACATGAAGCCCATCGTGTCGCTCAAGCAGTCGTCCATTTCGGGGGTCTTCACCGGGCAAGCC AGTAAGATGGTGGTCCTGCCCGCCGAGGAGGCCAACCTGGCGGCCATGGACTACCTGGTGCCCAGCCACGACGAGAAGGGCCGGCCCATCGCCGAGTGGAAGCGGCAGGTGATGGTGAGGCAGCTGCAGGCCCGACTGCTGGACGAGGAGGACCAAAGGTGGAAG GAGAACGGCCGGAGCTCgtccaaagtcaactggcgctACTCGCAGGCCCACAACGCCATCCTGGGCCCGTCGGGCGAGCTCCTGACCGAGCACGACCTGGTCTACCTGGAGCAGCAGATCGCCAGCGTGACTCTCCGCCGCCACGCCGGCGAGGGCTACGAGCTGGAGCTGGCGCGGCTGGTGGACGAGCTGCGCCACATCCTGCCGGCGCCCATCGTCAACATCAGCGCCCACGCCCGCTTCGCCGACCCGGCCGGTCGCCCGCCGCTGCTGCCCGGCTGGTGCGGCCGCATCTCGGGCATCGTCATGAGCATGTCTCTGCTCATGAGCGACCTCGCCCAGCAGCCGCACTGCAAGATGCCCGACAGCCAGCTGGCTAGCGTCTTCTCGCAGGCGCCCGACCGCCAGGCCTCCGTCCGGGGCCGCCGCCAGAGGATCGAGGATGAGATCCAGCGATTCGGCGTGTCGGTCAGGACGCTGAAGTCCAATTTCGAGACGCAGAACGAGCCCGGGGATGAAGAAGAAGCCTTCGCCGACTTGACGCCAGCGCCAGATCCTGAGAAGGCCCCGAGCGGAGGCGTGGTGGAGAGCACCAGCCTCAGGAAGGAGCGCATCGTGGTGCTCTTCCTGGGACACTGGAAGAAGTCGGCCTACGCCGTGACGCTCAAGAGCAAAGACGCCGCCGAGAGGAAGAAGAGTgttgacggcggcggcggcgggggcgaGGAGAGCGGCCGGGACAAGATGATGAACAGCTCTTTGGGCCACTTCTTCAAGCAGAGGAGCGCCGTCAACAAGATGCTGGGCAACTGGAGGAGGATGATCTCCAGCGTGCCTTCGCGACAGATACGACG GCTCCACAGGCAGCAAGCCCTCTACTCCCCGGAGCAGTTCCTCCCACGTGTGGACGGCGTGCCGCTGGACTACGACAAGCTGACCCTTGACCTCTTCATGCTGGGCTACTTCCACATCCTGGAGCTGGACCTTCCGGTGGACGAGCGCAAGATGAGGCACCTGCTGTGCTTCGAGGTCTTCGACCACGTGGGCGGCTTCCCCTGGGAGCGGGTGCGAGACTTCCACAAGGCCGTCATCCAGGACATCCAGGCCGGCGACCGGCAGTGGAAGGACGGCTTCGAGGACCTGAAGCTCAAGTTTTTCGGCGAGGCGGCAGCCGGGTCCGCGGAGGGCGGCCGCGAGGCCGAGGCGGAGACGGAGACGGTGGCGAAGACGCGGCAGCTTCCGCAGGTTCCGCCGCTCCCCAAAGTCATCGTGCAGACGCCCACGCCGGATGAGGGCTCGCCCTACGCCGGCACCGACATCTCCTCTTTCAGCAACGAGGAGATTTGCCAATACATCGACCGCAGCTTTGCCTTTTGGAAGGAGAAGGAGGCGGaaatttttgattttgagtaA
- the espnla gene encoding espin-like protein isoform X3, giving the protein MVLHQAIRAARAGDLPALRRLASCGLLSAAVDAQGAGPAHHAARCGRLECLRFLVSEHELPPDGRAANGATPAHDAAATGHVRELRWLVDEAGCNVELTHTDAEPSCQDREGATALHFAASRGHSCVLERLLCGGAKILKDLWGGTPLHDAAENGEMECCERLLASQADPSARDLDGFTASHLARYNGHQQCATYLQAREKHAAVPSEQEDDTKTPATVMDTLKQPESEEPIAAARYPLPSKSIIPRIEKVQTATSVIKGLHQPKKSAPDANNLLADRKLLGDMKPIVSLKQSSISGVFTGQASKMVVLPAEEANLAAMDYLVPSHDEKGRPIAEWKRQVMVRQLQARLLDEEDQRWKENGRSSSKVNWRYSQAHNAILGPSGELLTEHDLVYLEQQIASVTLRRHAGEGYELELARLVDELRHILPAPIVNISAHARFADPAGRPPLLPGWCGRISGIVMSMSLLMSDLAQQPHCKMPDSQLASVFSQAPDRQASVRGRRQRIEDEIQRFGVSVRTLKSNFETQNEPGDEEEAFADLTPAPDPEKAPSGGVVESTSLRKERIVVLFLGHWKKSAYAVTLKSKDAAERKKSVDGGGGGGEESGRDKMMNSSLGHFFKQRSAVNKMLGNWRRMISSVPSRQIRRLHRQQALYSPEQFLPRVDGVPLDYDKLTLDLFMLGYFHILELDLPVDERKMRHLLCFEVFDHVGGFPWERVRDFHKAVIQDIQAGDRQWKDGFEDLKLKFFGEAAAGSAEGGREAEAETETVAKTRQLPQVPPLPKVIVQTPTPDEGSPYAGTDISSFSNEEICQYIDRSFAFWKEKEAEIFDFE; this is encoded by the exons ATGGTCCTCCATCAGGCCATCCGGGCGGCGAGAGCGGGCGACCTGCCCGCCCTGCGGCGACTGGCGTCTTGCGGACTCCTCTCGGCCGCCGTGGACGCTCAAGGCGCCGGCCCGGCGCATCACGCCGCCCGCTGCGGCCGCCTGGAGTGCCTCCGCTTCCTGGTGAGCGAGCACGAGCTGCCGCCGGACGGACGGGCGGCCAACGGGGCCACGCCGGCCCACGATGCGGCGGCGACGGGACACGTGAGGGAGCTGAGGTGGCTGGTGGACGAGGCGGGATGCAACGTGGAG TTGACCCACACGGACGCGGAGCCGTCCTGCCAGGACCGGGAAGGTGCCACCGCGCTGCACTTTGCCGCCAGCAGGGGGCACTCTTGTGTCTTGGAGCGGCTGCTTTGCGGCGGCGCGAAGATCCTGAAGGATTTGTGGGGCGGGACGCCGCTACACGACGCCGCTGAGAACGGAGAGATGGAG TGCTGCGAACGCCTGCTGGCCAGCCAGGCCGACCCGTCGGCCAGAGATCTGGACGGCTTCACCGCCTCTCACCTGGCCCGTTACAACGGGCACCAGCAGTGCGCCACCTACCTGCAAGCCCGGGAGAAGCAC GCCGCCGTCCCATCAGAGCAGGAAGACGACACGAAGACGCCTGCGACCGTCATGGACACCTTGAAG CAACCCGAGAGCGAGGAGCCGATTGCGGCGGCCAGGTACCCTCTGCCTTCCAAGAGCATCATCCCACGCATCGAGAAGGTCCAAACGGCAACATCTG TGATTAAAGGTCTGCATCAGCCAAAGAAGTCGGCACCCGACGCCAACAACCTCCTCGCCGACCGGAAGCTCCTCGGCGACATGAAGCCCATCGTGTCGCTCAAGCAGTCGTCCATTTCGGGGGTCTTCACCGGGCAAGCC AGTAAGATGGTGGTCCTGCCCGCCGAGGAGGCCAACCTGGCGGCCATGGACTACCTGGTGCCCAGCCACGACGAGAAGGGCCGGCCCATCGCCGAGTGGAAGCGGCAGGTGATGGTGAGGCAGCTGCAGGCCCGACTGCTGGACGAGGAGGACCAAAGGTGGAAG GAGAACGGCCGGAGCTCgtccaaagtcaactggcgctACTCGCAGGCCCACAACGCCATCCTGGGCCCGTCGGGCGAGCTCCTGACCGAGCACGACCTGGTCTACCTGGAGCAGCAGATCGCCAGCGTGACTCTCCGCCGCCACGCCGGCGAGGGCTACGAGCTGGAGCTGGCGCGGCTGGTGGACGAGCTGCGCCACATCCTGCCGGCGCCCATCGTCAACATCAGCGCCCACGCCCGCTTCGCCGACCCGGCCGGTCGCCCGCCGCTGCTGCCCGGCTGGTGCGGCCGCATCTCGGGCATCGTCATGAGCATGTCTCTGCTCATGAGCGACCTCGCCCAGCAGCCGCACTGCAAGATGCCCGACAGCCAGCTGGCTAGCGTCTTCTCGCAGGCGCCCGACCGCCAGGCCTCCGTCCGGGGCCGCCGCCAGAGGATCGAGGATGAGATCCAGCGATTCGGCGTGTCGGTCAGGACGCTGAAGTCCAATTTCGAGACGCAGAACGAGCCCGGGGATGAAGAAGAAGCCTTCGCCGACTTGACGCCAGCGCCAGATCCTGAGAAGGCCCCGAGCGGAGGCGTGGTGGAGAGCACCAGCCTCAGGAAGGAGCGCATCGTGGTGCTCTTCCTGGGACACTGGAAGAAGTCGGCCTACGCCGTGACGCTCAAGAGCAAAGACGCCGCCGAGAGGAAGAAGAGTgttgacggcggcggcggcgggggcgaGGAGAGCGGCCGGGACAAGATGATGAACAGCTCTTTGGGCCACTTCTTCAAGCAGAGGAGCGCCGTCAACAAGATGCTGGGCAACTGGAGGAGGATGATCTCCAGCGTGCCTTCGCGACAGATACGACG GCTCCACAGGCAGCAAGCCCTCTACTCCCCGGAGCAGTTCCTCCCACGTGTGGACGGCGTGCCGCTGGACTACGACAAGCTGACCCTTGACCTCTTCATGCTGGGCTACTTCCACATCCTGGAGCTGGACCTTCCGGTGGACGAGCGCAAGATGAGGCACCTGCTGTGCTTCGAGGTCTTCGACCACGTGGGCGGCTTCCCCTGGGAGCGGGTGCGAGACTTCCACAAGGCCGTCATCCAGGACATCCAGGCCGGCGACCGGCAGTGGAAGGACGGCTTCGAGGACCTGAAGCTCAAGTTTTTCGGCGAGGCGGCAGCCGGGTCCGCGGAGGGCGGCCGCGAGGCCGAGGCGGAGACGGAGACGGTGGCGAAGACGCGGCAGCTTCCGCAGGTTCCGCCGCTCCCCAAAGTCATCGTGCAGACGCCCACGCCGGATGAGGGCTCGCCCTACGCCGGCACCGACATCTCCTCTTTCAGCAACGAGGAGATTTGCCAATACATCGACCGCAGCTTTGCCTTTTGGAAGGAGAAGGAGGCGGaaatttttgattttgagtaA